Proteins found in one Eretmochelys imbricata isolate rEreImb1 chromosome 9, rEreImb1.hap1, whole genome shotgun sequence genomic segment:
- the MOSPD1 gene encoding motile sperm domain-containing protein 1 isoform X2, which produces MQQQKRQPELVEGNLPVFVFPTELIFYADDQSTHKQVLTLYNPYEFALKFKVLCTTPNKYVVVDAAGAVKPQCCVDIVIRHRDVRACHYGLIDKFRLQVSEQSQRKALGRKEVIATLLPSAKEQQQKEEEEKRIKEHLAESVFFEQTLCQPGLITMVILRT; this is translated from the exons ATGCAGCAacaaaaaagacagccagagtTAGTGGAAGGAAatcttcctgtttttgtgtttccTACGGAGCTTATATTTTATGCAGATGACCAGTCAACACACAAACAGGTGTTGACTCTATATAACCCCTATGAGTTTGCCTTAAAATTCAAAG TTCTTTGTACAACTCCAAATAAATATGTTGTTGTCGATGCTGCAGGTGCAGTGAAGCCTCAGTGTTGTGTTGATAT TGTGATTCGTCACAGAGACGTTCGGGCTTGTCACTATGGTTTGATAGACAAATTCCGTCTCCAAGTGTCTGAGCAAAGCCAGAGGAAAGCATTAGGGCGAAAAGAAGTCATTGCTACACTACTTCCATCTGCAAAAGAGCAACAGcaaaaggaagaagaggaaaaaagaataaaagaacatCTGGCTGAAAGTGTCTTTTTTGAGCAGACTTTGTGTCAACCAG